One segment of Scyliorhinus torazame isolate Kashiwa2021f chromosome 14, sScyTor2.1, whole genome shotgun sequence DNA contains the following:
- the her6 gene encoding hairy-related 6, whose amino-acid sequence MPADIMEKSSSSPVAATPASLNATPDKPKTASENRKSSKPIMEKRRRARINESLSQLKTLILDALKKDSSRHSKLEKADILEMTVKHLRNLQRVQMTAALSTDPTVLGKYRAGFSECMNEVTRFLSTCEGVNTEVRTRLLSHLANCMSQINAMNYTQPPPSPAVNGGSHAAFGQPLHVQLPGSGASGLPLNGVNMPCKLAAAEAMPAAAVAAATKVYGGFQLVPASDGQFAFLIPNTAFGPNGQLSAGPVIPLYANTNASALPSAISPASRSPIQQSGNGPVTGFPLPLSAATTAVSVGAPTDSSDSVWRPW is encoded by the exons ATGCCAGCAGATATAATGGAGAAGTCGTCTTCTTCCCCTGTGGCTGCTACCCCAGCTAGTTTAAACGCTACACCAGATAAGCCAAAAACTGCATCTGAAAATCGGAAG TCATCCAAACCAATTATGGAGAAGAGGCGCCGGGCGAGGATAAATGAAAGTTTAAGTCAACTTAAAACTCTGATCCTGGATGCGCTGAAGAAAGAT AGTTCGAGACATTCAAAGTTAGAAAAGGCCGACATCCTGGAAATGACAGTGAAACATCTCCGAAATCTGCAGCGCGTCCAAATGACTG CTGCTTTGAGTACAGATCCAACAGTTCTGGGAAAATACCGAGCCGGTTTCAGCGAGTGTATGAACGAAGTGACCCGATTCTTGTCCACATGCGAAGGGGTTAATACAGAAGTCCGGACCAGACTCCTCAGTCATTTGGCAAACTGCATGTCTCAGATCAACGCCATGAACTACACCCAGCCGCCCCCCAGCCCAGCTGTGAACGGCGGCTCTCACGCTGCTTTCGGGCAGCCCTTACACGTCCAGCTCCCGGGATCAGGGGCCAGCGGCCTGCCACTGAACGGGGTCAACATGCCCTGCAAACTGGCTGCTGCCGAGGCAATGCCCGCGGCCGCGGTTGCTGCAGCCACGAAAGTGTATGGCGGGTTCCAGCTTGTGCCAGCATCAGACGGCCAGTTTGCATTCCTCATTCCGAACACGGCTTTTGGACCCAATGGACAGCTATCGGCAGGACCGGTCATCCCTTTATATGCCAATACTAACGCGAGTGCATTGCCCTCCGCCATCTCCCCGGCCAGCAGGAGCCCCATACAACAGTCTGGGAATGGCCCAGTAACCGGCTTCCCGCTTCCTCTCTCGGCTGCCACCACTGCTGTCAGTGTGGGCGCACCAACAGATTCCTCAGATTCCGTCTGGAGACCCTGGTAA